From Glycine soja cultivar W05 chromosome 4, ASM419377v2, whole genome shotgun sequence, the proteins below share one genomic window:
- the LOC114408243 gene encoding uncharacterized protein LOC114408243, with product MGLSRRPARFKKPDFMPTEPNGEEKLEVLRVVGAGVFINEQNPEGESSFQEVNTIVGYENNNVRDEAGNNDNGINLLATVATRLIRKKVEKKLRKLPLPLDLRWRNQKRRVFLSELKKTTP from the exons atgggGTTAAGCAGACGACCTGCAAGGTTTAAAAAACCCGATTTCATGCCGACCGAACCAAACGGTGAAGAAAAGCTCGAAGTGTTAAGG GTTGTTGGTGCTGGTGTTTTTATTAACGAGCAAAATCCTGAAGGAGAATCCTCG TTTCAGGAAGTGAATACTATTGTtggatatgaaaataataatgtgAGGGACGAAGCAGGTAACAATGACAATGGAATTAACCTTCTGGCAACAGTTGCAACTAGACTTATTAGGAAGAAGGTGGAGAAGAAGCTGAGGAAGCTGCCACTGCCACTGGACTTAAGATGGCGGAATCAAAAAAGGAGGGTCTTCTTGTCGGaattaaagaaaacaacaccCTGA